The sequence CCACCACGGTGACGGGCCCCGCGCCCGACTCCACGCGGACCGGCGTGGCCGTCCCCATGCCGGAGACCTGGACCCCGTTGTCCGGGGAGATGATGCGGCAGACGGGCAGGCCCGTGTTGACCGCGAGGGCCTCCGCCAGGCACTGCTCCAGCCCCGCGGCATTGCGGACACACGCCTGGACGGTGTTGGCCCCGCCCGCGAGCTGGGCCGTGAAGGAGACTCCGCGCGATGCGTCCGTCACCGCCCGCTGGGGGTAGGCGAACGTGCCGGTGACGCTGGTGAAGAAGCGCACCTCCGTGCCCGGGGGCAGCGTGTCCGCCTGGACGCGCACCACCGCCTGCACGCCGTTGGCGAAGGTGCCATCCACCGGATCCACCGTGAGGGTCTCCGGCACCACGAGCTTGAGCACCGGCACCGTGCTGGCCACCGTGACGGGCACCTCGCGCGTGGTGACGTTGCCTCCCGCGTCGGAGACGCGCAGCGTGAAGCGGTACTCACCATCCACCGGCACGGTGACGGCGGGGAACGTCACCCCGCCGGAGATGACGGGCGAGGAGAGGTCCGGCTCGCCCGGCCGGGACAGGGTGGCCAGCACCCCGGGCTCGGTACAGCCCACGGTGGCCTCCACCCGGAACGTCGTGGACGCCACCGCCCCCACGGGCGAGGCCACCTCCACGCGCGGCGCCACCGTGTCCAGGCGGATGCGGCGGCGGCCGGAGGTCACCTCCTCCTCGCCGTTGCGAATCACCGCGTAGCACTGGGCCTCCTGGGACTCGCACGCCGACTGGGCCAGCGTCACCGGCACCTGCGTGGGCCCCGTGCCCGACACGGTGAACTCCGTGGGGGGCACGCCGCACGCCTGCTCGCAGTAGAGCGTGCCCTTGCGTCCGGCCAGGCCCACCGCGTTGAGGCTGAAGAGCATCTGGTAGCCGGGCGTCTGCGGATCCGCGTCGTCCGCCTCCAGCAGCACCTGGCCCTCGGCCGGCCGCGACAGGTCCACCGACGGCGGCTCCGAGGTCACCGTGACGCTGATGCGCTGGGTGGCCGTGCGCCGCGAGCCCGCCTCCTCCACCGTCACCTGCAGCACGTTGGTGCGCGGCTGCAGCAGCACCGCCGGAAAGCGCGCCGTGTCCCCCTCGATGACGGCCGAGGGGCCCTCGGTCCACCCCTGCTCGGCGGGCGTGCGCAGCTCCAGCTTCGCGCCCGCGAGCTTCAAGGGCCGGTCCGAGGTGTCCCGGGCCCGCACCACCACCTCGTGCTGGAAGCCGTCCAGGGCCGCGTCCTCATCGTCGGACAGCACCAGGCGCTGGCCGTCCGTGGGCTTCTCGAAGGCCACCTCCAGCTCCGACTCCACCGGCGGCTCCCCGCAGCTGCATCCGGACGCACTCCACAGCGCGAGCCCCATCAACAGCCATTGCCATACCGATCGGCGCATTCGTCTCCCAACCTCTCCAGCGTCAGGCCTGCCGCCTGCCGCCCGCGACATCAGCGCAAGGAGCCTCACGGCCCGAGCACCAGCACCTTCTTCGCCACGAGGAGCCGCAGGAAAGCGGCCGTGTCGGCTTCACACGCCTGGGGCTCCACCTCGAACTCGTCACACAGCACCGCCACGATGTCCGCCACCGTGCGCCGGCCATCCACCAATTCCATGATGCGCTCGGCCACCTCGGACACCTGGCCCCGCGCATCCTCGAAGGTGTGCAGGTGCTCATCAGGCCCCGCGGCCAGCAGCCGCCCGCCCACGCGCTGCACCCCCGTCTCCGGATGGAGCCGGGGCACGGCGCGCAGCACGTCCCGGCCCGGAGTCACGGGCACTGCTGCTCCATCTTTGTCGGAAACGAACCCAGCCACATGAATCTCCCGGAGGCCCGCCCCCCGGCCTGGAGCTTCCCGGCCTCTCGGAATCTGGGGGCATGCTAGCCGCGAAGGTTTGGCCCGGCCAACTCCTGGCCCCCCGGGCCCACCCCCCGGATCAGCGACTTGGCCGGAATCCCAGAAACTCGGCTTCCGCCGCGCTTCGAGGGTTGGGACGCCATCCGTGGAAACCGCTATGAGGGGGAAAGCGCCCGGCCCCCCGAGGGAGGGCGGCGACGATGGGAGGGGTGATGAACACGATGCCGGAAGGCAACATGGCGCCGCGGCAGGGCTGGTGGAGCCGCAATTGGAAGTGGGTCGTTCCTGTTGGCTGTTTGACACCCGTGCTCATGTGCGGCTGTTTCGGGGCGCTGGGGTTCTACTTCATCTCCAGCGCCATCAAGTCCTCGGACGCCTACCAGCAGGCCGTGGCGCTCGTCTCGGAGAACCCCGAGGTGCAGCAGGTGCTGGGCACGCCCATCGAGTTCGGCTTTCCGCGCGGCTCGGTGAACACGGACAGCGGCGAGGGCCGCGCCAGCCTCAACATCCCCGTCGAGGGCCCCAAGGCCAGCGGCACCCTGCGCGTCGAAGCCCTCTCGGTGGGGGGGAGCTGGACCTTCGAGCGGCTCGAGGTGGAGGTGCCCGGCCGGGAGCCCATCCCGCTGATGGCGCCCCCGCCGGATGAAGAACCGCCCCCGGAACTGGAGGCGCTCCCGGACGAGGAGGCGCCCCCCCTGGACCTGGGCGAGGAGCCCCTGCCGCCCGAGGAAGAGCTCCTCCCGCCCCCGGACGAGGAGACGCCCGGCAAGCGCGGCTCCGAGATCGACCTGTAGCCCGCAAAGCGAAAGGGGCGGCGCGGGGCCCAGAGCCTCGCACCCCCCCTTCGCGTTCCGCCCCGGGAGGGCCCGGGACTACTTCAGGCCGTGGAGGGCCTGGCGCAGCTCGGGCAGCACCTTGAAGAGGTCCGCCACGAGGCCGTAGTCGGCCACCTGGAAGATGGGGGCCTCGGGGTCCTTGTTGATGGCCACGATGGTCTTCGAGCTCTTCATGCCCGCCAGGTGCTGGATGGCACCGCTGATGCCCGCGGCGATGTAGAGCTGCGGGGCGACCACCTTGCCCGTCTGGCCAATCTGATAGTCGTTGGGCACCCAGCCCGCGTCGCACACCGCGCGCGAGGCGCCCACCGCGGCGCCCAGCTCGTCGGCCAGGGCCTCGATTTCCTTGAAGTCACCCTTGGTGCCACGGCCGCCGGACACCACCACCCGGGCCTCGGTCAGCTCGGGACGGGCGCTCTTCACTTCCTTGAAGTCGACGAACTTCGTCTTGGACGGCTCGAGCTTCGCGGTGAAGCTCTTCACCTCGGCGGCCCCCTGGCCGCTCGCGGCGGCGGGGAACTCGGTGGCGCGCAGGCTGAGCACCTTCACCGGCGTGGTGAGCTTCACCTCGGCGAAGACGTTGCCGGCCCACATGGGACGGGTGAAGGTGACGTCCGCGCCGCCGCCGTTGATGGCGGTGACGTCGGTGGCCATGGCGGCCTTGAGGCGGGCGGCCACGCGGGGCAGCAGGTCCTTGCCCATGGCGGTGGAGGCAGCGCCCACGTAGTCGGCCTTCAGCTCCTGGGCCAGCGCGGCGATGACCGGCGCGTAGACCTCGGCCAGGTAGTGCTCGAACTCGGGGGCCGCGGCGGTGTGCACCACCTTGGCGCCCAGGCCCTTGAGCTCCTCGGCCAGCTTGGAAGGATCCTTGGACAGCAGCGCCAGGTGCAGCTCGGCGCCCGCCTTCTGCGCCAGCTGGCTGCCGGCGGAGATGGCGTTGAGGGTGGCCTTGCGCAGGTTCCCGTCAGGCTGCTGCTCGGCGACGATGAGAACGATCGGCATTTGGGACTCCAGTCTCTCGAAGCGGTTGAAGGAACGGGCCTAGACGGCCTTGGCCTCGTTGCGAAGCTTGTCCACCAGCGACGCCACGTCCGGCACCTTGATGCCGGCCTTGCGCGGCGGCGGCGAGGAGAGCTTCAGCACCTGAATGGCCGGGGTGACATCCACCCCGAGCTTCTGCGGCGTCAGCTCCTCGATGGGCTTGCTCTTGGCCTTCATGATGCCCGGCAGGCTCGCGTAGCGCGGCAGGTTCAGGCGCAGGTCCGTGGTCACCACCGCCGGCAGCGTGCACTCCAGCGTCGCCAGCCCGTTGTCCACCTCGCGCACCACGCGCACCGTCTTGCCATCGGCGCCCACCAGGATGGCCGGCGCCTTGTTCTTCTCCTGCTCGCTCTCCAGCGACTCGACCTTCGAGGCGAACGTGGCCTGGCTCCAGCCCAGGAACTCGGCCAGGTACTGGCCCACTTGGTTCTGGTCGTCGTCGATGGACTGCTTGCCCAGCAGGACGAGGTCCGGCTTCTCCTTCTCCACCACCTTCTGGAGCAGCCCGGCGATGCCCAGCTGATCCACCGGGCCCACGTGGTTCACCCACACCGCGCGGTGGGCGCCCATGGCCAGCGCGTGCCGGAGCGACTCCTGCACTTCCTTGCCACCGATGGAGACGACCACCACCTCACCGCCGTGCTTGGCGGCCAGCCGCAGCCCCTCCTCCACGCCGATCTCATCGAAGGGGTTGATCTTGTACTTCAAGCCCTCTTGCACGATGCCCGAGCCATCGGGCTTGACCTTGATCTTGGACTCGGGATCTTCCACGCGCTTGGCGGTGACGAGGATCTTCACGGGGTCCCTCTCCTGTGGGGTGGCCTCTTGATTGGTGAATCAATAAGAGCGGCCTGGAGTAATAGGCCCCACGTCCCGCGCCGGCAAGCGAAACGACGCGGAACGGAGATTAACTTTTCTACTTGAACAGTTCCCGCGCGATGACGAGCCGCTGCACCTGGCTGGTGCCCTCGTAAATCTGGATGAGCTTGGCGTCGCGCATGAGCTTCTCGACGGGGTACTCCTTGATGTACCCGTAACCGCCGTAAACCTGGACGGCGTCGGTGGTCACCTTCATGGCCATGTCGGCCGCGAAGCACTTGGCGTAGCTGGAGACCAGGGTGTTCTTCTGCCCCTCATCCAGCAGCCATGCGCTCTGGTAGGTGAGCAGGCGGGCGGCCTGGATGTTCATGCCCATGTCGGCGAGCATGAACTGGACGCCCTGGTGCTCGCGGATGGGCTTGCCGAACGTCTGGCGCTGGGAGCTGTACTCCAGGCTGTGCTCGAGCGCGGCGCGGGCGATGCCCACCGAGAACATGGCCGTCAGGGGGCGGCTGTTGTCCAGGGTCTCCATGGCGATGAGGAAGCCCTGGCCCTCCTCGCCGATGCGGTTGGCCACCGGCACGCGCACATCCTCGAAGGTGAGGGTGACGGTGTTGCTGGCGCGCTGGCCCATCTTGTTCTCGTGCTTGCCGATGGTGAGCCCCTTCGGCTGGCCCTCCACCACGAAGCAGCTGATGCCCTTGTGCTTCTTGGCTTTGTCCACGGTGGCGAACACCGTGTACTGCTCCGCGTAGGTGCCGTTGGTGATGAAGCACTTGGAGCCGTTGAGGACGTAGTAATCCCCCTCGCGCCGGGCGGTGGTGGACAGGCCCGCCACGTCCGAGCCCGCGGAGGGCTCGGTGAGGCAGAACGAGGAGAACTTCAGCTTCTCGGTGAAGGGCGTCAGGAAGCGCTTCTTCTGCTCCGGCGTGCCCGCCAGGATGATGGGCAGGTTCGCCAGGTCGTTGGCCACGATGGTGGTGGCCACCGAGGCATCGCCCCAGCTCAACTCCTCGCACACGATGACCTGCTCGAGGTGGGACAGCCCCAGGCCATTGTAGTCCTGGGGAATGGCCATGTTGATGAGCCCCAGCTCATGTGCGGCGGCGATGAGCTCCTTGGGAAACTCGGCCGTCTCGTCGTAGTGGGCGGACTTGGGACGCACCACTTCGCGCGAGAACTTGCGGGCGGTCTCCTGAAGCGCGCGTTGAGAGTCTGAGAGCTGGAAGTCCATGCGTTCCTCGGGATTCGAGAGCGAAAGGAAGGTTGCGGGTTTTGACGAAGGGTGAAGAGTCGAAATACTGTTCGGCCCCCTACGTTTTTCATCAGGAGTTCACCCTTAATGCAACGTTCTCTTTTTAGAGCGGGCGCCTGCCTGGCGCTCGCGCTGGTCATTGGTGCGGCCTGTGGAGGCGATGATGGCGGCGGTGGAGGCGATGAAGACTCCATCACGCTCACGCCCGCCCCCCGCGACATCAATGACCAGGGGCAAAGCACCACGCTGACCGTGGTGGCCGAGGCCGCCAATGGCACGGATGGTGAGGGGGAAGTGACCCTCAAGGCCCCGGCGGGCCTGCTGGGCAATGGCACCAAGGAGATCGTGCTGACGCTGGTGGAGGGCCAGGCGGCCACCACCTTCACCTGCGCCAAGTCCTTTGACGCGAAGTGCGCGGGCGCCGTGCGCATCACGGCGGACTGGAAGGGCGTGACCGTCACCTCCACGGTGAATGTCGCCGCGACCGACGGCGGCACCAACCCCGGCGACGGGGGCACGGATGGTGGCACCGACGGCGGGACGGATGGCGGCACCGACGGGGGCCCCCCGACCCAGTTCGGCGACCTCAACGTGACGCTCTCGACGGCCAAGTCCCTGCTGATCGCCAACACGGGCGACCAGACCCAGGTCGCCGTCACCGTCACCAACAAGACCACCGGCGCGGCCGTGCCGGGCAAGCAGATCAGCTTCACGACCAGCCGCGGCTCGTTCGCGCCCGCGGAAGGGACGAACAACACCACGGCGACCACCAACACCTCGGGAACGGCCTCGGTGCCGCTGTATGCCGCCAACATGGGGCCCGGCACTGCGGAGATCACCGCGACGCTGGCCGAGGGCAGCCTCAAGACGAACCTCGCCTTCACGGCGATCTCCACCGTGGCGTACATCACCGACAAGACCACCAAGGCGCTCATCGGCATCGAGTCCTCGGGCCGGGACACGACCACCCCCCTGTACTTCAAGATCACCGACGCCGCGCAGAAGCCCGTGCCGGGCGTGGAGCTGAGCTTCACCGTCTCCGGCGCCGCGGAGGCCAACGCCACGGACAAGGCCGTGACCAACGCGGAGGGCATCGCCTCCACCACGCTGCGCGCGGGCAACACGGTGGGTGTCGCCATCGTCAAGGCGACCGTCTCCGCCACGATTGGCTCGACGCGTGAGCTGAGCGTCTCCCACCCGGGAACGCCCATCGTGGGCGGCAAGCCGTCCGACCGCGGCCTGGTGGTGGACTGCGTCCGGAAGAACCTGGGCGCGCTGCACGCCACCCCCCCTCCCCGCAGCCTCAGCACCAACTGCACGGCCGCCCTGTCGGACCGCTTCAGCAACCCGGTGGGTCTGGCCACCACCGTTCAGTGGTACGCGGAGGCCGGTAAGATCAACAGCCCGGTCGACTCCAAGCCCCAGTCGGGCACCACGCCCTCTGCGGACACGGGCGTGGCCACCACCGTCTTCAGCACCAGCGGCACCTTCCCCCCCTACGCCGTCACCCCGATGCCCGGGGAGCTGCACGTCGGCGCCGACCTGGATGATCCCCAGGGCCGCAACGCGCGCGACATGGCCGTCACGTTGATCGCGGTCGTCGGTGGCGAGGAGGACTTTTACGACGGCTCCGGCACCAGCGGCATCCTCAACGGCAAGTGGGATCCGGGCGAGTGGTTCGTCGACCTGGGCGAGCCACTGGTGGACCGCAACGACAACGGCAAGTGGGACCCGGGTGAGTTCTTCATCGACACCGAGCGCATCGACTGCGCCAACCCCTCCGCCCCCGCGACCAAGAACGGCATGTGGGACGGCCCCAACGGCTGCTGGGACAGCAACACGCAGATCTGGCGCCCCATCCACATCGTCTACACGGGCCCGCTGTCCACGGACACCGCCAACCACCTGTGGCTGCCCCCGACCCCTCCTTACGCCGTCGGGGTGAACCAGTCCGTTGCCATCCGGTTCAACTGGTCCGACGACTACTTCAACCGCATGTCCTCGGACAACGCGGGGTTCGTGGTCAAGAAGACCGGCAACCGGGGCTCCGTCAGCATCCTGTCGGATGCGAACGCCTTCGCCTACGGTGGGTTCGAGATTGCCTACGAGAGCCGGGAGGCCACCACCCAGGCCGACGGCAGCCTCCTGCTGGGAGATATCTGCAACAGCGGCAAGCCCACCCCGCCCGGCTCGGGGACCTCTCCGGTGAAGACCCGTTGCGTGCGCCACAACCGGTTCTCCTTCCCGGAGAAGGGCGGCAACTCGGGCACGATCACCCTCGTGGGCGCCACCACCCCGGGCTCCGCCGTGCAGTCCACCATCGATCTCCAGGCGAACCACAGCTTCTCGTCCTCGATCATCGTCCAGTTCCCGGCCGTGTTCCAGTAGCCCACGGCCGCTGAAGCCCCCAGAGCCACCGCCCGGAACAGGGGCGGTGGCTTTGTTTTCAGCCCGGGACCGGGCGGGCGAGCGCCCAACCGGCGGTCCGCACTGCGTCAAGGGTAGCGGCCCCCGCCAGGGCGGGGGTAGAACGCGGGAGATCCATGGCCCGCGCTCCCCGCTCCACCGCCAAGAAGCCGCGTCTCCGCGCCCTGCCCTCCTCCCGCGGCCTCCCGCCGGAGTTGCCCGAGGAGAGCGCCGCGGTGCTCCTGTCCTACGCCCGCGAGGTGCTGGAGGCCGAGGCCCGCGCCATCCAGGGGCTGACCGGACGGCTGGGCACCCCGTTCCTCCGGGCGGTGGCCCTGCTGCGCGCGTGCCAGGGCCAGGCCGTGGTGACGGGCATGGGCAAGGCGGGCCTCATCGGCCAGAAGCTCTCGGCCACGCTGGCCTCCACGGGCATCCGCTCCTTCTTCCTGCACCCCGCCGAGGCGGTCCATGGAGACCTCGGCCGCGTGGGCCGGAGCGATGTCATCCTCGCCCTGTCCAACAGCGGCGCTACCGAGGAAGTGCTCCGGCTGCTGCCCTCGTTCCGCAGGATGGAGATCCCCGTCATCGCCCTGACGGGCGAGGCGGACAGCCCCCTGGCGCGGGGCGCGGACCTCGTGCTGGACCTGGGGCGGCTGGAGGAGGCGTGCCCCATGGGCCTGGTGCCCACCACGTCCACGGCCGCGCTGCATGCCCTGGGCGATGCGCTGGTGATGACGCTCATGCGCTCGCGCAGCTTCACCACGGAGCAGTACGCGCACCTGCACCCGGGCGGCAAGATTGGCCGCTCCGTGCAGCGGGTGGCCGATGTCATGCGCACGGGCCCCCACAACCCCGTGGTGAAGGAGTCCGCGAAGCTGTCCGATGCCGTGGGGGTGATGACCCAGACGCCAGGCCGCCCGGGCGCCACCAGCGTGGTGGACCGCCACGGCAAGCTGGTGGGCATCTTCACGGACGGAGACCTGCGCCGGCTGGTGGAGCAGGGACGCACGGACTTCACCGTGCTCATGCGCGACGTGATGGGCCGCCGTCCCCGGTGCGTCAGCCCCGAGACGCTGGTGCTCACCGCCGCCGCGCAGATGCGCGAGTCCCGGGTGGATCAGCTCCCCGTGGTGGATGCGGAAGGACGGGCCGTGGGGCTGCTGGACGTGCAGGACCTGCTGGCCGCCCGGTTCCTGTGAAGCCGGGCTCCCCAGGAACCGGAGCGCGTGACGCGGCTCCGCTTCCTGGCGAGGCCCGCCGGGGCACTTAGTCCCGGCCGCTGCCGCCGTAGCCCTGGGCCCGGTCGCGCAGGCTCTCCCACTGGGCGCGGGCCTCGCGCTCCTGCTTCTGGCTCTTCTCCATCTTCTTCTGCGTGGAGGCAAGCCGGCTCCGCGCCTCCGACACGGCCTTGTTGAAGTCGGCCTCGGAGAGCTGCTCCGCCCGCACGTCGTCGCTGTTCTTCAGCGCCCGGTACTCGGCCAGGGAGAGCTCGGCGTTGGCCACCTCCGCCTCGCGCTCGCGGAGCTCCTTCTGGCCCTTCTTCATCTCCACCACGTGCTCACGCCAGGCCACCTGCGCCTTGGCGGCCTCTTGCATGCCCTGCGCGGCCTTCAGCGAGGCTTGTGCCTCCTCGATGTGGCCGCGCTGGCCCTTGGCCTCGGCGGCCTTCACCGAGGCCTGCTCGGCCTCCTTGCGCATGCGGGCGGCGCCCTCCTCGCGGCGGACCACCTCCAGCGCGCGCTCCGCGTCGCGGATCTCCACATCGGCCCGGACAATGGCGTCGTTCGCCTGAA is a genomic window of Stigmatella erecta containing:
- a CDS encoding PqqD family protein, with translation MPVTPGRDVLRAVPRLHPETGVQRVGGRLLAAGPDEHLHTFEDARGQVSEVAERIMELVDGRRTVADIVAVLCDEFEVEPQACEADTAAFLRLLVAKKVLVLGP
- a CDS encoding cytochrome c oxidase assembly factor 1 family protein: MNTMPEGNMAPRQGWWSRNWKWVVPVGCLTPVLMCGCFGALGFYFISSAIKSSDAYQQAVALVSENPEVQQVLGTPIEFGFPRGSVNTDSGEGRASLNIPVEGPKASGTLRVEALSVGGSWTFERLEVEVPGREPIPLMAPPPDEEPPPELEALPDEEAPPLDLGEEPLPPEEELLPPPDEETPGKRGSEIDL
- a CDS encoding electron transfer flavoprotein subunit alpha/FixB family protein, with the translated sequence MPIVLIVAEQQPDGNLRKATLNAISAGSQLAQKAGAELHLALLSKDPSKLAEELKGLGAKVVHTAAAPEFEHYLAEVYAPVIAALAQELKADYVGAASTAMGKDLLPRVAARLKAAMATDVTAINGGGADVTFTRPMWAGNVFAEVKLTTPVKVLSLRATEFPAAASGQGAAEVKSFTAKLEPSKTKFVDFKEVKSARPELTEARVVVSGGRGTKGDFKEIEALADELGAAVGASRAVCDAGWVPNDYQIGQTGKVVAPQLYIAAGISGAIQHLAGMKSSKTIVAINKDPEAPIFQVADYGLVADLFKVLPELRQALHGLK
- a CDS encoding electron transfer flavoprotein subunit beta/FixA family protein is translated as MKILVTAKRVEDPESKIKVKPDGSGIVQEGLKYKINPFDEIGVEEGLRLAAKHGGEVVVVSIGGKEVQESLRHALAMGAHRAVWVNHVGPVDQLGIAGLLQKVVEKEKPDLVLLGKQSIDDDQNQVGQYLAEFLGWSQATFASKVESLESEQEKNKAPAILVGADGKTVRVVREVDNGLATLECTLPAVVTTDLRLNLPRYASLPGIMKAKSKPIEELTPQKLGVDVTPAIQVLKLSSPPPRKAGIKVPDVASLVDKLRNEAKAV
- a CDS encoding acyl-CoA dehydrogenase family protein; the encoded protein is MDFQLSDSQRALQETARKFSREVVRPKSAHYDETAEFPKELIAAAHELGLINMAIPQDYNGLGLSHLEQVIVCEELSWGDASVATTIVANDLANLPIILAGTPEQKKRFLTPFTEKLKFSSFCLTEPSAGSDVAGLSTTARREGDYYVLNGSKCFITNGTYAEQYTVFATVDKAKKHKGISCFVVEGQPKGLTIGKHENKMGQRASNTVTLTFEDVRVPVANRIGEEGQGFLIAMETLDNSRPLTAMFSVGIARAALEHSLEYSSQRQTFGKPIREHQGVQFMLADMGMNIQAARLLTYQSAWLLDEGQKNTLVSSYAKCFAADMAMKVTTDAVQVYGGYGYIKEYPVEKLMRDAKLIQIYEGTSQVQRLVIARELFK
- a CDS encoding KpsF/GutQ family sugar-phosphate isomerase; amino-acid sequence: MARAPRSTAKKPRLRALPSSRGLPPELPEESAAVLLSYAREVLEAEARAIQGLTGRLGTPFLRAVALLRACQGQAVVTGMGKAGLIGQKLSATLASTGIRSFFLHPAEAVHGDLGRVGRSDVILALSNSGATEEVLRLLPSFRRMEIPVIALTGEADSPLARGADLVLDLGRLEEACPMGLVPTTSTAALHALGDALVMTLMRSRSFTTEQYAHLHPGGKIGRSVQRVADVMRTGPHNPVVKESAKLSDAVGVMTQTPGRPGATSVVDRHGKLVGIFTDGDLRRLVEQGRTDFTVLMRDVMGRRPRCVSPETLVLTAAAQMRESRVDQLPVVDAEGRAVGLLDVQDLLAARFL